The DNA segment TGGTCGCTGATCTTCGAATTATCGAAAATGCGTTTGTTCGGCTTCACCCAGCCCTTGTCGAGCACCTGCTTGGCGAACGGCAGATAGTTGTTGCTCTCCTTGAGCATGCCGAGCGTTTCTTTGACCGTGTCCATGTAATCCTCGGGCAGCGCACGCGCGTCGGTCCGGGGATAGGTCAGCACCTTGTGCTTTTCATAGAGCGCCTGGGCGAGGCCGAGCGTGTTCTTGGCCGAAAAGCCAAAACGCCCGTTGGCTTCGCGCTGCAAGCTGGTCAGGTCGAATAGTGCCGGCGACAGTTGCGTAGAGGGTTTCGATTCCTCGGTCACCGTACCGATCTGGCCGCGGCAGGCAGCGACGATCGTCTCTGCCGCGGGCAGCGCCCACAGGCGCGAGTCGCGCTTCTCGGGATCGAACTCGTCACGCTTGAACTTCGGGTCGAACCAACGGCCCTCGTAGAAACCCGCCGCGCACACGAATTCCGCTTTCACTTCCCAATAATCGCGCGGCACGAAGCGGCGAATCTTTTCTTCGCGCTCCACCACGATCGACAGCGTCGGCGTTTGCACCCGGCCCACAGTCGTCAGGAAGAAGCCGCCGCCTTTGCTGTTGAACGCCGTCATCGCGCGCGTGCCGTTGATGCCGACGAGCCAGTCCGCTTCCGAACGACAGCGCGCGGCGTCGGCGAGCGGCTGCATTTCCTCGTCGCTGCGCAGACGCGCAAAGCCGTCGCGGATCGCCGCAGGCGTCATGGACTGCAGCCACAGGCGTTGCACCGGCTGTTTGGCTTTGGCGTGCTGCGCGATCAGGCGGAAAATCAGCTCGCCCTCGCGCCCCGCGTCGCATGCGTTGATGAGGCGATCGATGTCCTTGCGCTTGAGCAGCTTGGTCAGCACCTTCAGGCGCGACTCGCTTTTGGCAATCGGATTCAGATCGAAATGCGGTGGAATGACGGGCAGGTTGGCGAAGCTCCACTTGCCCCGCTTGACTTCATAGTCTTCGGGCGCGGCGATTTCCAGCAGATGGCCGACTGCCGAGGAAAGGACGTAGTCGTCGCTTTCGTAGTACTCGTCATGCTTGGTAAAGCCGCCCAAAGCGCGCGCGATGTCGTTCGCGACGGAAGGCTTTTCGGCGATGATCAGTGCTTTGGACATGACTCGATGTGAGGTTGGTAGAACCGGGTTGATGGTCTTGAGTGCGCGAATCAGCGCGCGACCCTCGTTTGCGACCTTTGCGACCCTTTGACGACCGCTTTATAGCACACGCAGCAAACGCGACGTGTCAAGTGCCATAAAAGCGCGCCATCATAATTGCGCGTTCAGCCGTTGAGCAAGCCTTGCAGACGGACCATGCGCCGCTTGCAACGCCCGCGCCGCCTGTACCCAAGGCCGTGGCGCGCTGTGTCAGGCAACTGCCAGCGCGGGCCGCAGTTTCGGCGCGCCACTCACGCCCGGCAACGCCGTCAGGTCATGCAACATCCTCTCCACGATAGCCGCCTGCGGCAACACGGTGCCGAAAAAACGTGTCGTTACCGAGTCTTCGATCAGGATCGTCGGAAAATTCTCAACGTCCAGATCGTCGAAGCGATCCGCGTGGGTTTCAATGTCGATCCATGCAAAACAGATGTCAGGGTGCCGCTCGGCCAGCTTGTCGAAAGCCTCCCGATACTCACGACAGGTTCCGCACCACTCCGCGCACAGGCAGGCAACGAACAGCGTGTCGGGGTCGTTGACGCACTCGGCGATCCGGTCTTGGTCGGTGTCGAGATTCAGCGCGGGCATGGCGGTTCCTTGCGTACTTTTGTCAGGTGCTTTGGCGCGAATGTAGCATGGCCGATCCCGGACCGTGGTCAACCCTGACGAGTACGGGGTCAGCCACGGCTTGCCCGCATGAAGCGTCCGCCCGGCAGCGCGCTGACCAGGCCGTCGAGTTCGAGTCGCAGCAACGTGGTTTGTAATGCGGTGTCCTCCATCTCGGTACGGGCAGCAAGATTTTCAAGCGTGGTGGGCGAATGGCCCAGCGCCGCGAGCAATCGCTCGGCTTGCGGATCGGGCGCGGACGCGGCGCCACACGCGGGCTCAGACTCCGCGGGGCGCCCGATGCAGGTTGCCGGCCCCACTTCGGTTCTCCCATCAAGCTTGTCCCCACGCTCTGCGGCGCGTGCCGCAGCCGACCCTGTGTGCTTTGCCGCGCGCCGGGCGAAACCCAGTTCCTCCAGCACTTCGTCCGGCGTTTCGACGAGCTTCGCCCCTTGTTTGATCATCCGATGGCATCCGCGCGACAGCGGCGCGTGAATCGAACCGGGCAGCGCAAAAATATCGCGCCCCATTTCGTTGGCAAGCCGCGCGGTAATGAGCGATCCAGAACGCATGGCCGCTTCAACGATCACCACACCGCTGACGAGCCCCGCAATCAGACGGTTGCGCTGCGGGAAGTTGGCGGCGCGCGCGGGCGTGCCGAGCGGCCATTCCGACAGAATCGCGCCCTGTACGGCGATCTGCCATGCCAAAGCATGATGCGCCGCCGGATATACGAGGTCCGCGCCGGTGCCGATCACCGCAACTGTGCTGCCGACGCCGCTGAGCCCGCCCCGATGCGCCGCGCCGTCTATCCCAAGCGCGAGCCCGGACACGACAGCAACCCCGGCCGCCGCCAGCTCCCGGCCGAACCGCTCCGCATCTTCGACGCCTTGAGGCGTTGCGCTGCGGCTTCCGACAATTGCAATTGCCTTCTCATGCAGCAATTCGAGCCGGCCTTTTATATAGAGCATTGGCGGCGGATCAGGCATGGTCAGCAGCGCGGGCGGATAAGCCGGGTCGTCGAGCATGACGACCTGGTTGCCGGGTTGGTCGCACCAGTTCACCACCGCTTCGAGCTGGGCGTCGAATTCCGGACCGGTCGGCGCCAGCGCCGCGCGCGCGGCGGCTTCGCCGGCGATGTCGGCGAGCGCCTCGTGCGACTGCGCGAAAATCGTTTCCGGCAGGCCAAATGTGGTGAGCAACAGACGCAGGGCCGCCGGTTTCAGCCCCGGCGCAAGCGAGAGCCGCAGCCACGCGGCAAGTTCAGAAACGGTTGCGGGCAAGGTGTGCATCGTGGGTCGGTCCTCCTGCTGGGCCTGCGGGCAGGCGGGCGCCATGCTAAAATTTTCATCATCCGAAATAATGTCAGCGCCGCGCCCACCCGCGCGGGCTCATCGTTTGGCGCATGGAGTGCGCGTTGAATCGAACTGGTTCGACACCATCTATCCTGTGCGTATTGCGATGCGCCCACCATTCGGCCGAATGGCTAACGCGAGCTCTTTGCCGGTCGGCGGCGCCTAAAATCACACTCGAGATCATGGCTTTACTGAATATCCTCAATTACCCGGACAAGCGGTTGCACAAGGTCGCCAAGCCGGTCGAACAGGTCAACGAGCGCATCCGCCGCCTCGTCGCGGACATGGCCGAAACGATGTACGCGGCACCTGGCGTCGGCCTTGCCGCCACGCAGGTGGACGTGCACGAACGCGTGATCACGATCGACGTATCGGACGATCACAACGAATTGCTCGTCTTCATTAACCCGGAAATCATCTGGTCGAGCGACGAGAAGAAACTCTCGGAAGAAGGCTGTCTCTCGGTGCCGGGCATATACGACAACGTCGAGCGCGCGGAGAAAGTGCGCGTGCGCGCGCTGAACGAAAAGGGCGAAACCTTCGAGCTGGATTGCGAAGCGCTGCTCGCGGTGTGCATCCAGCACGAGATGGATCATCTGATGGGCCGCGTGTTCGTCGAGTATCTGTCTTCGCTGAAACAGACGCGTATCAAGAGCAAGATGAAGAAGCTCGCCCACGCCATGTAATGCGCGTTCACCTCGCTTTCGGCACCCGTTCATGAGTCATTCGTTGCGCGTCATTTTCGCCGGTACGCCGGAATTCGCGGCGGCCGCGCTCGCCGCGATTCACGGCGCCGGTTTTCCGGTGCCGCTCGTGCTCACGCAGCCCGATCGCCCGGCCGGGCGTGGCATGAAGTTGCAGGCCAGCCCGGTGAAGCGTTATGCGCTGGAGCATGGCCTTGCCGTTGCGCAGCCGCCTTCGTTGCGGCGCGCCGGGAAATACCCGGCCGAGGCCGCCGCGGCAATCGACCAGTTGCGCGCCACGCCGCACGACGTGATGGTCGTGGCCGCATACGGGCTGATCCTGCCGCAGGAGGTACTCGACATTGCGCCATATGGCTGCATCAACATCCACGGTTCGCTGCTGCCGCGCTGGCGCGGCGCTGCGCCGATCCATCGCGCGATCGAAGCGGGGGACGCGGAAACGGGCATCACCTTGATGCAGATGGACGCCGGGCTCGACACCGGCGCGATGCTTGGCGAGGCACGCACGCCGATCTCGAACGACGACACCACGGCCACGCTGCACGATCGCCTCGCGCAAGACGGTGCGCGGCTGATCGTCGAAGCGTTGAGCGAACTCGAGCGCAACGGCAAACTGGACGCAACCCCTCAGCCTGCCGACGGCGTGACCTACGCAGAAAAGATCGGCAAGCACGAAGCCGCGCTCGACTGGAAGCGCGCGGCGGACGTACTGGCGCGCCAGGTGCGTGCGTTCGATCCTTTCCCAGGCGGAGTCGGCACACTGGAAGACGGCACCTCGATCAAGATCTGGGGTGCAACGCCTGTTGCCGCCAGCGGGCACGGGCGCGCCGAGCCCGGCACGATCACGGAGGTCTCGCCGGAAGGCGTGGTTGTCGCATGCGGAGAAGGCGCGCTGCGTCTCACGCAACTGCAAAAACCGGGTGGCAAGCGCCTGCCGGTGCGCGAGTTTCTCGCCGGCTCCGCGCTGGCCGTGGGGCAGCGCTTTCAACTCCCCAAAGCAGAAAAATAACGCGTCGTTCACGGCTTGAACATCCGCCATCCGGCCGATGTTCAAGTCCGCCGCGTCAAGTGCGCCGCGCGTTAGAATCCTTGATGCAATCACGCTGGTTCGAGGATTTCATGTTCGGCATCACCCATTTCGAGTTTTTTGTCGTCGCGGTCTTTTTATTGAACGTGACGCCTGGTCCGGACACCGCCTACATTGTCGGCCGGAGCGTCGCCCAAGGGCGCGGGGCGGGCCTGATGTCCGCGCTTGGAATTTCCGCTGGCTGCTGCGTGCACTCGCTGGCTTGCGCGTTTGGGCTGACTGCGCTGCTTGCCGCATCGGCCACTGCGTTTACGGTCATCAAATTCGTCGGCGCCATGTATCTGATGTATCTCGGCGTGCGGCTGATCTTCGTCAGGCCGCAAGCGGAAGAGGCGCGGGGCGAAGCGCGGGCGGCCGGCACGCCGAGGTCGCTGCGGCAGCTCTTTCTGCAAGGCTTCTGGACCAATGTGCTGAATCCAAAAGTCGTGCTGTTCTTCGTTTCGTTCTTTCCTCAGTTCGTCACGACCGGCAGCGACCATAAAGCGCTGGCGTTCCTCACGCTTGGCGCCGTATTCGTCGTGATGAGCATGCTCTGGAACAGCTTCGTCGCGTGGATTGCAGGCAGCGTGACGCGGCGCTTCTCCGGCAAGCCCGGCTTGAAAAAGTGGCTGGACCGCGGGGTCGGCAGCGCTTTTGTCGGCTTGGGCCTCAAGCTTGCGACTGCTTCAAGATGATTGAATTTTTCCGGCGCGCCCTTATCTAACGTTTTGCTTACAATCAGGCGCCGTACTCTACGGCGCAGATGAGATTCGCGTCAGCAAGGAGTAGCAAACATGTTCAACTGGGTCAAAACCGCGATGTTGATGGCCGCGATCACGGCCCTTTTCATCGTGATCGGCGGGATGATCGGCGGGTCGCGCGGCATGCTGATCGCGCTCATCATTGCCCTTGGAATGAATTTCTTTTCATACTGGTTTTCGGACAAGATGGTTCTGCGCATGTACAACGCGCAGGAGGTCAACGAAAACAGTGCGCCGCAGTTCTTCCGCATGGTGCGCGAACTCGCCACGCGAGCCAATCTGCCCATGCCGCGCGTCTATCTGATCAACGAAGACGCGCCGAACGCGTTCGCCACCGGCCGCAATCCGGAACACGCCGCGGTGGCTGCGACCACCGGCATTCTGCGTGTGTTGTCCGAGCGCGAAATGCGTGGGGTGATGGCGCACGAACTCGCGCACGTCAAACATCGCGACATTCTTATCTCCACGATCTCCGCCACCATGGCCGGCGCTATTTCCGCGCTCGCGAACTTCGCAATGTTTTTCGGCGGTCGCGACGAGGATGGCCGTCCGGCCAACCCGATTGCGGGCATCGCCGTCGCGCTGCTCGCGCCGATCGCCGGTGCGTTGATCCAGATGGCCATTTCGCGCGCGCGTGAATTCGAAGCGGATCGCGGAGGCGCACAGATTTCGGGCGATCCGTCGGCGCTTGCTTCCGCGCTCGACAAGATCCATCGTTACGCGAGCGGCATTCCGTTCCCGGCAGCCGAGGCGCATCCAGCCACCGCGCAAATGATGATCATGAATCCGCTGGCAGGCGGCGGCATCGCCCATCTGTTTTCTACTCACCCGGCCACCGAAGAGCGTATCGCGCGTCTGATGGAAATGGCGCGCACCGGGCGCTTTGAATAGAGCGAATGGCGCGCAGTGATTAAAGGCGAGTCGCAAGTCTCGCCTTTTTTTATGGGTGCCGAGCCGCGCCATCCATCCGCTTGCATGCCGCCTGAAAAAGGCCGCGTGCCGTGCCAAGCTACAATGTGCGTTGTCGTGTTGCGCGCTTCGCGCGGCCTGCCTTGCCTTTTTCATGACCACAAAGCCTTCTTCGCGTTCAGCTTCACACTCGGCGCGTCCGCGCGATTCTCGTCTGTCGCTGCTGCATCTCGCGCCTGAATCGCTCGGCTTCGCGCTCGACAGCGCAGGCCAGGCTGTCGGTTCGGTGCGCCTCGGTGCCGCGCTGCCGGCCGCGTTGCAGTCGGTGCTCGCTTCAGTGCCGGAAGGCAGTGCGGCCGCCGCGCGCGGCGCGGTACAGGACATCGCTTACCGCACCATGCGCCGCCTCGCGACCGCCGAATGGCTGATCGCGAGGCTGGTGAAAAAGGCGCCGCCGCCGCACGTCGGCCATGTGCTCGCCTGTGCCTTCGCCCTGCTGATCGACGATGAAGCAGATGCCGCCTACTCGCCGTTCACCATCGTCGATCAGGCCGTGAGCGCGATTGCCGCGCGCCGGGAATTCGCATTTGCCAAAGGCCTCGTCAATGCAGTGCTGCGAAATTTCCTTCGCGAACGCGAGACATTG comes from the Paraburkholderia sp. PREW-6R genome and includes:
- a CDS encoding thioredoxin family protein — its product is MPALNLDTDQDRIAECVNDPDTLFVACLCAEWCGTCREYREAFDKLAERHPDICFAWIDIETHADRFDDLDVENFPTILIEDSVTTRFFGTVLPQAAIVERMLHDLTALPGVSGAPKLRPALAVA
- the dprA gene encoding DNA-processing protein DprA, with product MHTLPATVSELAAWLRLSLAPGLKPAALRLLLTTFGLPETIFAQSHEALADIAGEAAARAALAPTGPEFDAQLEAVVNWCDQPGNQVVMLDDPAYPPALLTMPDPPPMLYIKGRLELLHEKAIAIVGSRSATPQGVEDAERFGRELAAAGVAVVSGLALGIDGAAHRGGLSGVGSTVAVIGTGADLVYPAAHHALAWQIAVQGAILSEWPLGTPARAANFPQRNRLIAGLVSGVVIVEAAMRSGSLITARLANEMGRDIFALPGSIHAPLSRGCHRMIKQGAKLVETPDEVLEELGFARRAAKHTGSAAARAAERGDKLDGRTEVGPATCIGRPAESEPACGAASAPDPQAERLLAALGHSPTTLENLAARTEMEDTALQTTLLRLELDGLVSALPGGRFMRASRG
- the def gene encoding peptide deformylase → MALLNILNYPDKRLHKVAKPVEQVNERIRRLVADMAETMYAAPGVGLAATQVDVHERVITIDVSDDHNELLVFINPEIIWSSDEKKLSEEGCLSVPGIYDNVERAEKVRVRALNEKGETFELDCEALLAVCIQHEMDHLMGRVFVEYLSSLKQTRIKSKMKKLAHAM
- the fmt gene encoding methionyl-tRNA formyltransferase, which translates into the protein MSHSLRVIFAGTPEFAAAALAAIHGAGFPVPLVLTQPDRPAGRGMKLQASPVKRYALEHGLAVAQPPSLRRAGKYPAEAAAAIDQLRATPHDVMVVAAYGLILPQEVLDIAPYGCINIHGSLLPRWRGAAPIHRAIEAGDAETGITLMQMDAGLDTGAMLGEARTPISNDDTTATLHDRLAQDGARLIVEALSELERNGKLDATPQPADGVTYAEKIGKHEAALDWKRAADVLARQVRAFDPFPGGVGTLEDGTSIKIWGATPVAASGHGRAEPGTITEVSPEGVVVACGEGALRLTQLQKPGGKRLPVREFLAGSALAVGQRFQLPKAEK
- a CDS encoding LysE family translocator; amino-acid sequence: MFGITHFEFFVVAVFLLNVTPGPDTAYIVGRSVAQGRGAGLMSALGISAGCCVHSLACAFGLTALLAASATAFTVIKFVGAMYLMYLGVRLIFVRPQAEEARGEARAAGTPRSLRQLFLQGFWTNVLNPKVVLFFVSFFPQFVTTGSDHKALAFLTLGAVFVVMSMLWNSFVAWIAGSVTRRFSGKPGLKKWLDRGVGSAFVGLGLKLATASR
- the htpX gene encoding zinc metalloprotease HtpX, encoding MFNWVKTAMLMAAITALFIVIGGMIGGSRGMLIALIIALGMNFFSYWFSDKMVLRMYNAQEVNENSAPQFFRMVRELATRANLPMPRVYLINEDAPNAFATGRNPEHAAVAATTGILRVLSEREMRGVMAHELAHVKHRDILISTISATMAGAISALANFAMFFGGRDEDGRPANPIAGIAVALLAPIAGALIQMAISRAREFEADRGGAQISGDPSALASALDKIHRYASGIPFPAAEAHPATAQMMIMNPLAGGGIAHLFSTHPATEERIARLMEMARTGRFE